A single window of Bradyrhizobium daqingense DNA harbors:
- the aceE gene encoding pyruvate dehydrogenase (acetyl-transferring), homodimeric type — protein MTVADAHDLDPQETREWLDALSAIRGHRGSERAEFVVNAVIAAARGGGLAIQQTLTTPYCNTIPLDQQPALPGDRAIEHKLRSIIRWNALAIVLRANKESSELGGHIASFQSAATLYDIGFGHFWHAPTEEHGGDLIFVQGHCSPGIYARAFLEGRLSEDQLLGFRQETGGKGLSSYPHPWLMPDFWQFPTVSMGLGPLMAIYQARFLKYLENHKLAETANRKVWAFMGDGETDEPESLGAISLAGRENLDNLIFVINCNLQRLDGPVRGNGKIVQELESVFRGAGWNVIKVLWGSGWDRLLANDKSGLLLKRMEECVDGEYQDFKSKSGAYIREHFFGKYDELKQLVADMSDDEIWKLARGGHDPEKVFAAYTAAVNHKGQPTVILPKTVKGYGMGESGEGQMIAHQAKKMTQDALRGFRDRFQVPVSDDELAKVPFIRPAEDSPEMKYLRAQREKLGGSLPQRRRKSASLQIPPLSTFQRLLDATGDREISTTMAFVQMLGALVRDKAIGKHIVPIVPDESRTFGMEGMFRQLGIYSSVGQLYRPQDADQLMYYREDKTGQVLQEGINEGGAMSSWIVAATSYSTNDVPMIPFYIYYSMFGLQRVGDLAWLAGDMRARGFLLGGTAGRTTLNGEGLQHEDGHSHVLAGTIPNCISYDPTFAYEVVTIVREGMRRMYEAQEDVYYYITLMNENYPHPSLAEAGKGAEEGILKGLYLLKNGGETSKRGLRVQLVGSGTILREVIAAADLLKADFGVTADIWSATSFNELRRDGMATERWNLLHPTEPRRKSWVEAQLETHPGPVVASTDYMRNYPDQIREYVQAAGRRYVVLGTDGFGRSDFRVKLRKFFEVDRHYVAIAALKALADEGTIKPVIVAEAIAKYQIDAGRAAPWTV, from the coding sequence CGCGGACGCGCACGATTTGGATCCGCAGGAGACCCGCGAGTGGCTCGACGCCCTGTCGGCGATCCGAGGTCACCGCGGTAGCGAGCGCGCCGAATTCGTCGTCAACGCAGTCATTGCCGCCGCGCGCGGTGGCGGCCTCGCTATTCAGCAGACGCTGACGACGCCCTATTGCAACACGATTCCGCTGGATCAGCAGCCGGCTCTGCCGGGCGACCGCGCCATCGAGCACAAGCTGCGGTCCATCATCCGGTGGAATGCTCTCGCCATCGTTCTGCGCGCCAACAAGGAAAGCTCGGAGCTCGGCGGGCACATCGCGAGCTTCCAGTCCGCCGCCACGCTCTATGACATCGGCTTCGGCCATTTCTGGCATGCGCCGACGGAAGAACACGGCGGCGATCTGATCTTCGTTCAGGGCCACTGTTCGCCCGGCATCTACGCGCGGGCGTTTCTCGAAGGGCGGTTGAGTGAGGATCAGCTGCTCGGCTTCCGGCAGGAGACCGGCGGCAAGGGCCTGTCGAGCTATCCGCATCCCTGGCTGATGCCGGATTTCTGGCAGTTCCCGACGGTCTCGATGGGGCTAGGGCCGCTGATGGCGATCTATCAGGCCCGGTTCCTGAAATATCTGGAGAACCACAAGCTGGCGGAGACCGCGAACCGCAAGGTCTGGGCCTTCATGGGTGACGGTGAAACCGACGAGCCGGAATCGCTCGGCGCGATCTCGCTCGCGGGCCGCGAGAACCTCGACAATCTGATCTTCGTCATCAACTGCAACCTGCAGCGGCTCGACGGGCCGGTGCGCGGCAACGGCAAGATCGTTCAGGAGCTCGAAAGCGTTTTCCGCGGCGCCGGCTGGAACGTCATCAAGGTGCTGTGGGGATCGGGCTGGGATCGGCTGCTGGCGAACGACAAGAGCGGGTTGCTGCTGAAGCGTATGGAGGAATGCGTCGACGGCGAGTACCAGGATTTCAAGAGCAAGAGCGGCGCCTATATCCGCGAGCATTTCTTCGGCAAGTACGACGAGCTGAAGCAGCTCGTCGCCGACATGAGCGACGACGAGATCTGGAAACTTGCGCGGGGCGGTCACGATCCGGAGAAGGTGTTCGCGGCCTATACCGCGGCGGTGAACCACAAGGGACAGCCTACCGTCATTCTGCCCAAGACCGTCAAAGGCTACGGCATGGGCGAGTCCGGCGAAGGTCAGATGATCGCGCATCAGGCCAAGAAGATGACACAGGACGCGCTGCGCGGTTTCCGCGACCGCTTCCAGGTGCCGGTCAGCGACGATGAGCTGGCCAAGGTGCCGTTCATCCGTCCGGCGGAAGACAGTCCGGAGATGAAGTATCTGCGCGCTCAGCGCGAGAAGCTCGGCGGCAGCCTGCCGCAACGCCGGCGCAAATCCGCGTCCTTGCAAATTCCGCCGTTGTCGACGTTCCAGCGGCTGCTCGATGCCACCGGCGACCGCGAAATCTCGACCACGATGGCGTTCGTGCAGATGCTCGGCGCGCTGGTGCGCGACAAGGCGATCGGCAAGCACATCGTGCCGATCGTGCCCGATGAATCCCGGACCTTCGGCATGGAGGGCATGTTCCGCCAGCTCGGCATCTATTCGTCGGTCGGCCAGCTCTACCGTCCCCAGGACGCCGACCAGCTGATGTACTACCGCGAGGACAAGACCGGGCAGGTGCTTCAGGAGGGCATCAACGAAGGCGGCGCCATGTCGAGCTGGATCGTCGCGGCAACGTCCTACTCGACGAACGACGTGCCGATGATCCCGTTCTACATCTACTATTCGATGTTCGGATTGCAGCGCGTCGGCGACCTCGCCTGGCTCGCCGGCGACATGCGCGCGCGGGGATTTTTGCTCGGGGGCACCGCCGGCCGCACCACGCTGAACGGCGAAGGCTTGCAGCACGAAGACGGCCATAGCCACGTGCTTGCCGGCACCATCCCGAACTGCATCTCCTACGATCCGACCTTCGCCTACGAGGTCGTGACCATCGTGCGCGAGGGCATGCGCCGCATGTACGAAGCGCAGGAGGACGTCTACTACTACATCACGCTGATGAACGAGAACTATCCGCATCCCTCGCTCGCCGAAGCGGGCAAGGGAGCAGAAGAGGGAATTCTCAAGGGGCTTTATCTCCTCAAGAACGGCGGCGAGACATCGAAGAGGGGACTTCGCGTCCAGCTCGTCGGCTCGGGCACGATCCTGCGCGAGGTGATTGCGGCCGCCGACCTGCTCAAGGCGGATTTCGGCGTGACCGCCGACATCTGGAGCGCGACGAGCTTCAACGAGCTGCGTCGCGACGGCATGGCCACGGAACGGTGGAATCTGCTGCACCCGACGGAGCCGCGCCGAAAGAGCTGGGTCGAAGCGCAGCTCGAAACGCATCCGGGTCCGGTCGTGGCGTCGACCGACTACATGCGCAACTACCCCGACCAGATCCGCGAATATGTCCAGGCGGCCGGACGCCGCTACGTCGTGCTCGGCACCGACGGTTTTGGCCGCAGCGACTTTCGCGTCAAGCTGCGCAAGTTTTTCGAGGTCGACCGGCATTACGTCGCCATCGCCGCGCTCAAGGCGCTCGCTGACGAAGGCACGATCAAGCCTGTCATCGTCGCGGAAGCCATCGCCAAGTACCAGATCGACGCCGGGCGCGCTGCGCCATGGACCGTGTGA
- a CDS encoding dihydrolipoyllysine-residue acetyltransferase, which yields MSGLIDIKVPDIGDFKDVPVIEVFVKPGDRVKAEDPLVALESDKATMEVPSPREGVVKSVVVEIGDKVSEGTVIVQFDGAGAEQAEARPVVSAPPSPVSAPAGVAEVRVPDIGDFKDVPVIEIFVKPGDSVKAEDPLIALESDKATMEVPAPLSGTVREIKLKMGDKVSEGAVILVLATGEGASAAPTAATPAPASPTPAAAPAAQAGAVDEKAFALAYAGPAVRKLARELGVDLGRVKGTGNRGRIQREDVEAFAKGGAAIAKPQAASAGGSGVGGVDLLPWPKIDFAKFGPVERKELGRIKKISAANLHRNWVVIPHVTTHDEADITELEQFRVKMNKELEKSGVKLSLLPFMVKAAVAALKKFPEFNASLDGDTLVYKNYWHIGFAADTPNGLMVPVIRDADKKSIPDIANEMNALAKLAREGKIKPDQMQGGTFSISSLGGIGGIYFTPIINAPEVAIMGVCKGYWKQHSADGKTWTSRLTLPLSLSWDHRVIDGAAAARFNVYFANVLADLRRVLF from the coding sequence ATGAGTGGTCTGATCGACATCAAGGTTCCCGACATCGGCGACTTCAAGGACGTTCCGGTGATCGAGGTCTTCGTCAAGCCGGGCGACAGGGTGAAGGCGGAAGATCCTCTGGTTGCACTCGAATCCGACAAGGCGACCATGGAGGTGCCGTCGCCCCGTGAAGGCGTGGTGAAATCGGTAGTCGTCGAGATCGGCGACAAGGTCAGCGAAGGCACTGTGATCGTGCAGTTCGATGGCGCGGGCGCCGAGCAGGCCGAGGCGCGGCCGGTCGTCAGCGCTCCGCCGTCGCCGGTCAGTGCGCCGGCTGGCGTCGCAGAGGTGCGCGTCCCCGATATCGGCGACTTCAAGGACGTTCCGGTCATCGAGATCTTCGTGAAGCCCGGCGACAGCGTGAAGGCGGAGGATCCGCTGATTGCGCTCGAGTCGGACAAGGCGACGATGGAAGTGCCGGCGCCGCTCTCGGGCACCGTGCGCGAGATCAAGCTGAAGATGGGCGACAAGGTCAGCGAGGGCGCGGTCATTCTCGTGCTCGCGACCGGCGAGGGAGCGTCGGCCGCGCCGACAGCTGCCACGCCGGCGCCTGCGTCACCGACGCCTGCTGCTGCCCCCGCGGCGCAGGCGGGTGCCGTGGACGAGAAGGCGTTCGCACTGGCCTATGCCGGCCCCGCGGTTCGCAAGCTGGCGCGCGAGCTCGGCGTCGATCTCGGCAGGGTCAAGGGTACAGGCAATCGCGGCCGCATCCAGCGCGAGGACGTCGAGGCCTTTGCCAAGGGTGGGGCTGCAATCGCCAAGCCGCAGGCCGCTAGCGCAGGCGGAAGCGGCGTCGGCGGCGTCGATCTGCTGCCCTGGCCCAAGATCGATTTCGCCAAGTTCGGTCCGGTCGAGCGCAAGGAACTCGGTCGCATCAAGAAGATCTCGGCGGCCAATCTGCACCGCAACTGGGTCGTCATCCCGCACGTCACCACCCACGACGAGGCCGACATCACCGAACTCGAACAGTTCCGGGTGAAGATGAACAAGGAGCTGGAGAAGAGCGGCGTCAAGCTGTCGCTGCTGCCGTTCATGGTGAAGGCGGCCGTCGCGGCGCTGAAGAAGTTTCCGGAATTCAACGCCAGCCTCGACGGCGACACGCTCGTCTACAAGAACTATTGGCACATCGGCTTTGCGGCAGACACGCCGAACGGCCTGATGGTGCCGGTCATTCGCGACGCCGACAAGAAATCGATCCCGGACATCGCGAACGAGATGAACGCGCTCGCCAAACTGGCGCGCGAGGGCAAGATCAAGCCAGACCAGATGCAGGGCGGCACCTTCTCGATCTCCTCGCTCGGCGGCATCGGCGGGATCTATTTCACACCGATCATCAACGCGCCCGAGGTCGCGATCATGGGCGTCTGCAAAGGCTACTGGAAGCAGCATTCAGCGGACGGCAAAACCTGGACATCGCGTCTGACCTTGCCACTGTCGCTCTCCTGGGACCACCGCGTCATTGACGGCGCGGCGGCCGCGCGCTTCAACGTCTATTTCGCCAATGTGCTCGCCGATCTGCGGCGCGTGTTGTTCTGA